Proteins found in one Candidatus Margulisiibacteriota bacterium genomic segment:
- a CDS encoding DUF559 domain-containing protein: protein MVKRVKVQRARELRKGQTEAEARLWWLLRKKLMLGYKFRRQHVIKGFILDFYCPQARLGVELDGGIHKQQEDYDKARDKVLKDHGVEVIRFTNKELFQAPVKVISLITKVLSIRPSPSKMERGDQPDCIGLVGEEKRMARTN, encoded by the coding sequence ATGGTTAAAAGAGTGAAGGTTCAACGGGCAAGGGAGTTGAGGAAAGGACAAACCGAGGCAGAGGCGCGACTGTGGTGGTTGTTGAGAAAGAAGTTGATGCTCGGTTATAAATTTAGACGACAGCATGTGATCAAGGGGTTTATTCTTGATTTCTATTGCCCGCAAGCAAGGTTAGGGGTTGAGCTTGATGGTGGGATCCATAAGCAGCAGGAAGATTATGACAAGGCTCGCGATAAAGTGCTCAAAGATCATGGCGTAGAAGTAATTAGATTTACGAACAAGGAATTGTTCCAAGCCCCGGTTAAGGTCATAAGTTTAATAACGAAAGTCCTCTCAATTCGGCCCTCTCCATCGAAGATGGAGAGGGGGGACCAACCCGATTGCATCGGGTTGGTGGGAGAGGAAAAGAGAATGGCGAGAACCAATTGA